In one Steroidobacteraceae bacterium genomic region, the following are encoded:
- a CDS encoding NAD-dependent epimerase/dehydratase family protein — MVSWSGAKVLVTGGASFIGSHLVDRLVTLGARVRVADDLSSGRLENLALSHDKIEFHKGDLRERPFAREMVSNQQVVFHLAACHGGRGFIDTHPADCAANMVLDGIVFEEAYRAKVDRISFASSACVYPVQRQVAPQGGNVVYLREEWADPFTEGCASSDGEYGWAKFMGEMSLKAYAKQYGLKSVSCRLFTAYGERENETHAVIALIAKAFVRMDPYEIWGDGKQDRNFTYVSDIAEGMIRAAEKITDGSPINIGTAEHVQIIDLVEKICRLTKFRPKSFNFDMSKPVGVYSRAADLSRARAVLGWEPQVSVDDGLKRTIDWYFSTHKADEVAGKLGVLLTER; from the coding sequence GTGGTCAGCTGGTCAGGTGCAAAGGTACTCGTAACCGGGGGCGCTTCTTTCATTGGCAGCCACCTTGTCGACAGGCTGGTCACGTTGGGCGCGCGGGTTCGCGTGGCTGATGACCTGTCGAGTGGGCGCCTCGAGAACCTCGCGCTGTCGCACGACAAGATCGAATTCCACAAGGGCGACCTGCGCGAGCGGCCATTCGCCCGAGAGATGGTTTCGAATCAGCAGGTGGTATTCCATCTGGCTGCCTGTCATGGCGGACGCGGATTCATCGACACCCACCCCGCCGATTGTGCGGCCAACATGGTGTTGGATGGAATCGTTTTCGAGGAAGCCTATCGCGCCAAGGTCGACAGGATCAGTTTCGCGAGTTCCGCCTGTGTGTACCCGGTGCAACGGCAGGTCGCTCCGCAGGGCGGCAACGTTGTCTATCTTCGCGAGGAATGGGCCGATCCTTTCACCGAGGGTTGCGCATCGTCTGATGGCGAATATGGCTGGGCCAAGTTCATGGGTGAGATGAGTCTCAAGGCCTATGCCAAACAGTATGGCTTGAAGTCCGTTTCCTGCCGTCTGTTCACTGCCTACGGTGAGCGTGAGAACGAAACGCACGCCGTTATCGCGTTGATCGCAAAAGCATTCGTGCGCATGGACCCCTACGAAATCTGGGGCGATGGCAAGCAGGACCGAAACTTCACCTACGTGTCCGACATTGCCGAGGGCATGATTCGTGCCGCCGAGAAAATCACCGATGGCTCGCCGATCAATATCGGCACGGCGGAGCATGTACAGATCATCGATCTTGTCGAGAAAATCTGCCGGCTGACGAAGTTCCGGCCGAAATCCTTCAATTTCGACATGAGCAAGCCCGTCGGTGTCTACAGCCGTGCCGCGGACCTCTCTCGTGCTCGTGCGGTGCTTGGTTGGGAGCCGCAAGTGTCGGTGGATGATGGGCTCAAGAGAACGATCGACTGGTATTTCTCCACCCACAAGGCCGACGAGGTCGCCGGCAAGCTCGGTGTCTTGCTTACCGAGCGATGA
- a CDS encoding Gfo/Idh/MocA family oxidoreductase has translation MPKVAIAGLGSAARSIHLPACRRLGNVELVGAVDPQASPRGTGMALFKDVAELLRATTPDLLIVATPTESHHAIAKEALLAGTHVLCEKPFASNLEQARSLVALAQQRGLHIAVNNQYRFMRCHAAALQYMQTEAFGKLVFLQMQQTFRSQGVDTTSWRDTDPEHTCKEFGTHVFDLCRFFMGDEPIAIRARMPRPVDYGVGDYLDLIDVEFPGERFARITLDRLTRGRHRYLDIRLDGTSATIETEIGGVLALASGINAQTRRPFVNFDFAPSARAIAYRGERREVLARDPGDLFAAATAQLLLGLFRSIADGSETPCSGADNLRSFAMMRAAYRSAREDREIDLRAEFSPDAAGF, from the coding sequence GTGCCAAAAGTAGCCATTGCGGGCCTGGGGTCGGCAGCGCGATCCATCCACCTGCCTGCTTGCCGCAGACTGGGGAATGTCGAATTGGTGGGTGCCGTGGATCCACAGGCATCGCCACGCGGTACCGGCATGGCACTTTTCAAGGATGTCGCAGAACTACTGCGTGCCACCACGCCGGATCTGCTGATTGTCGCGACCCCGACCGAATCGCACCATGCCATCGCGAAGGAGGCCTTGCTAGCAGGGACACATGTATTGTGCGAGAAACCGTTCGCTTCGAATCTGGAGCAGGCGCGTTCACTGGTCGCTCTCGCACAGCAACGCGGCTTGCACATCGCGGTCAACAACCAGTACCGGTTCATGCGGTGCCATGCCGCGGCCCTGCAATACATGCAGACCGAAGCTTTCGGAAAGCTGGTATTCCTGCAAATGCAACAGACCTTCCGGTCCCAGGGAGTCGATACAACCAGCTGGCGGGATACGGATCCCGAGCACACCTGCAAGGAATTCGGCACGCACGTATTCGATCTGTGCCGATTCTTCATGGGTGACGAGCCAATTGCGATCCGCGCGCGCATGCCGCGCCCGGTGGACTACGGCGTAGGGGACTACCTGGATCTCATCGACGTCGAGTTCCCCGGCGAGCGGTTCGCGCGCATTACCCTCGATCGTCTCACCCGAGGACGGCACCGCTATCTCGACATTCGCCTCGACGGCACGAGCGCCACGATCGAGACAGAAATCGGAGGCGTACTGGCGCTCGCCTCGGGCATCAACGCCCAGACGCGAAGGCCGTTCGTGAATTTCGATTTTGCACCAAGCGCGCGTGCGATCGCCTACCGCGGCGAGCGACGCGAAGTCCTCGCGCGTGATCCCGGCGATCTGTTCGCGGCCGCCACGGCGCAATTGCTGCTGGGCTTGTTCCGATCAATTGCCGACGGCAGTGAAACGCCCTGTTCAGGTGCGGACAACCTGCGCAGCTTCGCCATGATGCGCGCTGCGTATCGCTCCGCGCGCGAAGACCGCGAAATCGACCTGCGCGCTGAATTTTCTCCCGATGCCGCCGGGTTCTAG
- a CDS encoding FAD-dependent oxidoreductase yields the protein MNDTAKHVVILGAGPAGLATGHELVQNDVRVTVIERNEYVGGLCRTVHDQGYKFDLGGHRWFTKNEHLNNWFRRLMEGELVLVERISRIYYDGKYYMYPVAIGDVIKNAGIFTIMKAGITFMMAAIRYGVLDRPIDNMRDAYTAQFGSQLYEMFFRRYTEKVWGKPCEELSSDWVSQRSRGLSIWTVVREALANRKSNVTSLIEEFMYPRDGYMRIPERMTEFIESKGNQVVRGATVVAVRHLGPNRLEVDYRDAAGLHTLAATDVVSTIPLGKLAQMTSPRAEQQVLDAANQLQFRDLVTVNVKLRRKQVTRDTWLYVQDENILFGRLHEPKNWSRAMVPDDDHTSLVLECFCTVGDHIWSMDDEAIVNQCVTDLADKLQFIARKEVVGWNVIRTRFAYPVYDLLYAGRIELIKNYLAGLEGIHIVGRGGTFRYNNADHSIEMGLLLGRRILGYDIDHMAVNTELEYQEEIRSPGIGRDHYKSDRPISHSGSVG from the coding sequence ATGAATGACACCGCCAAACACGTCGTAATCCTCGGCGCCGGCCCTGCCGGACTCGCCACCGGGCACGAATTGGTACAGAACGATGTGCGGGTAACCGTCATCGAGCGCAACGAATATGTCGGAGGATTGTGCCGCACCGTCCACGATCAAGGATACAAATTCGACCTCGGCGGTCACCGCTGGTTTACCAAGAATGAACACCTGAACAACTGGTTCCGACGCCTGATGGAAGGCGAGCTGGTGCTGGTCGAGCGTATCAGCCGAATTTATTACGACGGCAAGTACTACATGTACCCTGTCGCGATCGGGGACGTCATCAAGAACGCCGGTATCTTTACCATCATGAAGGCGGGCATCACATTCATGATGGCCGCAATTCGTTACGGCGTGCTGGACCGCCCGATCGACAACATGCGTGACGCCTATACCGCGCAATTCGGTTCGCAGCTCTACGAGATGTTCTTCCGCCGCTATACCGAAAAGGTATGGGGGAAACCGTGCGAAGAACTGTCGTCCGACTGGGTATCGCAGAGAAGCCGCGGATTATCGATATGGACGGTCGTGCGCGAAGCGCTTGCCAACCGCAAATCGAATGTGACGAGCCTCATCGAGGAGTTCATGTACCCACGCGACGGTTACATGCGAATCCCCGAGCGCATGACTGAATTCATCGAGAGCAAGGGCAATCAGGTCGTCCGGGGCGCAACGGTCGTTGCCGTCCGACACCTCGGACCGAACCGGCTCGAAGTCGATTACCGTGATGCTGCGGGGCTGCATACGCTTGCCGCGACGGATGTCGTCTCGACGATACCGCTCGGCAAGCTTGCGCAAATGACTTCGCCGCGCGCTGAGCAGCAGGTGCTCGATGCGGCCAATCAGCTGCAGTTTCGCGATCTGGTCACCGTCAATGTCAAGCTGCGCCGCAAGCAGGTAACGCGGGACACCTGGCTATACGTGCAGGACGAGAATATCCTTTTCGGCAGGCTGCACGAGCCGAAGAACTGGAGCCGGGCGATGGTCCCGGACGACGATCACACCTCGCTCGTGCTCGAATGCTTCTGCACTGTCGGCGACCACATCTGGTCCATGGACGATGAAGCCATTGTCAATCAATGCGTGACCGATCTTGCGGACAAGCTGCAATTCATTGCGCGCAAGGAAGTCGTCGGCTGGAACGTAATACGAACCCGGTTCGCCTATCCCGTCTACGACCTGCTGTACGCCGGGCGCATCGAGCTCATCAAGAACTACCTTGCCGGTCTCGAGGGTATCCACATCGTCGGTCGCGGCGGGACTTTTCGCTACAATAACGCCGATCATTCCATCGAGATGGGCTTGCTGCTGGGGCGACGTATTCTTGGTTACGACATCGACCACATGGCTGTGAATACGGAACTCGAGTATCAGGAAGAGATCCGCTCCCCGGGAATCGGTCGCGACCACTACAAGTCGGACAGACCGATCTCCCACAGCGGCTCAGTTGGCTAG
- a CDS encoding Gfo/Idh/MocA family oxidoreductase, with amino-acid sequence MYRPRVAIVGAGLMGYWHARYARRCGAEIALVVDTVADRAESLAAKFGARTSDNLLDVAQRHSIEVAHICTPLAHHDAMIAAMLTQNCHVICEKPLARDPNRVEALVNDAVGRQRVLVPVHQFLFQRGVRKLADSRAKLGSVQSIAFEFCSAGADRLGNDAAGSLVEEILPHPVSILESLGLPTHTADWRVLRAKAGEVLATSMLDATVCSIHVSATARPTVAAMTLRGTLATAYVDFFHGYLRLYPGASTRKDKILRPFRDAAGLIGTAGVNLALRGARGEPAYPGLKELIRDSYALMQTPASASGSHTRTVRIYQTCAQLRAAMQQASCR; translated from the coding sequence ATGTACCGCCCGCGCGTGGCAATCGTCGGTGCCGGTCTCATGGGCTATTGGCACGCGCGATATGCCCGCCGCTGTGGCGCGGAGATCGCCCTCGTCGTCGACACGGTAGCCGACAGAGCCGAATCACTGGCGGCGAAATTCGGCGCGCGCACCAGCGACAATCTGCTGGACGTCGCGCAACGGCACTCGATCGAGGTCGCCCATATTTGCACACCGCTCGCGCATCACGACGCGATGATCGCCGCAATGCTGACCCAGAACTGCCATGTGATCTGCGAGAAGCCCCTCGCCCGCGATCCGAACCGCGTCGAAGCGCTTGTCAATGATGCGGTCGGTCGCCAACGGGTTCTCGTGCCAGTGCATCAGTTCCTGTTCCAGCGCGGTGTTAGAAAGCTTGCGGATTCCCGAGCGAAACTGGGGTCGGTGCAGAGCATCGCGTTTGAGTTCTGCAGCGCCGGCGCGGATCGACTCGGGAACGATGCCGCCGGGTCCCTGGTGGAGGAAATCCTGCCGCATCCCGTATCGATCCTTGAGTCGCTTGGATTGCCGACGCATACCGCAGACTGGCGGGTCCTGCGTGCCAAGGCGGGGGAAGTCCTGGCGACCAGCATGCTCGATGCGACTGTCTGCTCGATTCACGTGAGCGCCACGGCGCGGCCTACGGTCGCGGCGATGACGCTGCGCGGAACGCTCGCAACCGCATATGTTGATTTCTTCCATGGATACTTGCGCTTGTATCCGGGTGCGTCCACGCGCAAGGACAAGATTCTGCGGCCTTTTCGCGATGCAGCCGGCCTCATCGGCACGGCGGGCGTGAACCTCGCGCTGCGGGGCGCGCGCGGTGAACCCGCATACCCTGGCCTCAAGGAGCTGATCCGGGACAGTTATGCTCTGATGCAGACCCCCGCCAGTGCCTCGGGGAGCCACACGCGGACCGTACGCATCTACCAGACCTGCGCGCAATTGCGCGCAGCGATGCAGCAAGCGAGCTGTCGGTGA
- a CDS encoding glycosyltransferase family 1 protein, with translation MRIAIDAGTWRNGRGFGRFTRELVSALLRTRQGHEFILLFDQLPADAMPCAAIAVKPRREIAQAAVADDHRDIADMLRFTRAARATGAELLFYPAVYSWFPPPTRMANVVTVHDAIAEKFPHLVFPKLLPRIRWRTKIWMATRAATRVLTVSRAAADDVARHMKVPANCIDLTTEGPGSAFSPAPSMAEAEANRARIGAAFGIPPKANYFCYVGGFAAHKNVSSVIRAFSRVATTDLWLLLVGDPHSQGFGSLIGELQSLIASLPDVRERIRFTGFVDDLTLRDIYRTALALVMPSLDEGFGLPAVECIACGTPVIASDRGALPEVVGPAGTCCSPLEIDALASCMRRAAQDSTWWQECRSECATQALRFTWDRAAAMTLEAFERTAATATGAT, from the coding sequence ATGCGAATCGCAATCGATGCAGGAACCTGGCGCAATGGCCGCGGCTTCGGCCGCTTTACCCGCGAGCTGGTCTCTGCACTGCTGCGGACCCGACAGGGTCATGAATTTATTCTGCTATTCGACCAATTACCGGCCGATGCGATGCCCTGCGCGGCGATCGCGGTCAAGCCGCGGCGCGAGATCGCTCAGGCTGCAGTGGCTGATGATCATCGCGACATCGCGGACATGCTCAGATTCACGCGGGCCGCCCGTGCCACCGGTGCCGAGCTGTTGTTCTACCCCGCCGTCTATTCGTGGTTTCCGCCGCCGACGCGCATGGCCAATGTCGTCACCGTTCACGATGCAATCGCCGAGAAATTTCCGCACCTCGTCTTCCCGAAGTTGTTGCCGCGAATCCGCTGGCGCACGAAGATCTGGATGGCGACGCGCGCTGCAACGAGGGTGCTGACCGTGTCGCGTGCGGCCGCCGACGACGTCGCACGGCACATGAAAGTTCCCGCGAACTGCATCGACCTGACGACTGAAGGACCTGGCAGCGCTTTCAGCCCAGCACCGTCCATGGCTGAAGCAGAGGCCAACCGCGCTCGTATCGGTGCGGCATTCGGAATTCCACCAAAGGCGAACTACTTCTGTTACGTTGGCGGATTCGCAGCCCACAAGAACGTGTCATCCGTTATTCGTGCTTTTTCGCGCGTGGCGACAACCGACCTATGGTTGCTGCTGGTGGGCGATCCGCACAGCCAGGGGTTCGGCTCGTTGATCGGTGAACTGCAATCGCTGATTGCGAGCCTGCCGGATGTGCGCGAGCGCATAAGATTCACCGGCTTCGTGGATGATCTGACGTTGCGCGATATATATCGCACTGCCCTGGCTCTCGTTATGCCATCGCTCGACGAAGGTTTTGGCCTTCCGGCCGTCGAATGCATAGCATGCGGCACGCCGGTGATCGCGAGCGATCGGGGCGCCCTGCCCGAGGTCGTGGGCCCGGCGGGAACCTGCTGTTCACCGCTCGAAATCGATGCGTTGGCGTCGTGCATGCGTCGCGCGGCTCAAGATTCCACCTGGTGGCAGGAATGCCGTTCCGAGTGTGCCACACAGGCGCTGCGTTTCACCTGGGATCGCGCCGCCGCGATGACTTTGGAGGCGTTTGAACGGACCGCCGCAACCGCAACGGGGGCGACATGA
- a CDS encoding polysaccharide deacetylase family protein, translating into MKALVLTFHDISDHDHVLSYPIDAFEHLLQEFGRHNVPVVDFDTLRRGGGGVTLTFDDGFASVHRVALPALRARGYPAHLFAATGSIGRAERWPVGAARPDHLAMLDWQQLEDCHHGGVTIEAHTVDHPDLCTLDRDAIVDQCQRANETIAARLGRAPRLFAYPFGRFNTHVVRAAAPLYSACFTTRMGYWMAGSDSARVPRIDSYYLRSRWLRQNLLGTGADLYLRMRGLVRQILGRT; encoded by the coding sequence ATGAAGGCCCTCGTACTCACCTTTCATGACATCAGCGATCATGATCATGTTCTTTCCTATCCGATCGACGCATTCGAGCATCTGCTGCAGGAATTCGGGCGGCACAACGTGCCAGTGGTGGATTTCGATACGCTACGGCGCGGCGGCGGCGGTGTGACGCTGACTTTCGATGACGGCTTTGCATCCGTGCATCGGGTTGCGCTGCCCGCGCTGCGCGCTCGCGGCTACCCCGCGCATCTTTTCGCTGCGACCGGATCAATAGGCCGGGCCGAGCGCTGGCCGGTCGGCGCCGCGAGGCCGGACCATCTTGCGATGCTGGATTGGCAGCAACTCGAGGACTGTCATCACGGCGGCGTGACGATCGAAGCGCACACGGTTGATCACCCGGACCTGTGCACGCTCGACCGGGACGCCATTGTCGATCAGTGCCAACGTGCCAACGAAACCATCGCAGCGCGACTGGGTCGCGCTCCGAGGTTGTTTGCCTATCCCTTCGGGCGATTCAACACGCATGTCGTTCGAGCGGCGGCACCACTGTACTCGGCGTGCTTTACGACGCGAATGGGCTATTGGATGGCCGGTAGCGACAGCGCCCGGGTGCCGCGCATCGATTCGTACTATCTGCGCTCCCGGTGGCTGCGACAGAATCTGCTTGGGACCGGCGCCGATCTCTACCTGCGAATGCGCGGGCTTGTTCGGCAGATTCTCGGCAGGACGTGA
- a CDS encoding glycosyltransferase: MNITVIMPMYNARRFLPQVLPPLLSALGRGEIFEFIVVDDGSTDGSAELLRTHESIRLLATPVQGGPGAARNLGVQHAQGDIVWFVDSDIILAEDCARILAQSFADESVCAVMGSYDDSPAAENFLSQYKNLIHHYYHQQGASEASTFWAGCGAIRKAAFLAVGGFDAARYRYPSIEDIELGYRLRAAGHRIVLNKNLRCKHLKEWRLANLLHTEIFRRAVPWSTLMLQRKSLTNDLNVSTRERVLAMLAGVTALVSVAALTGLLAKPAAALAFFILLAANGRMIAFFTRAKGLVFALRAFAFHQFYYLYSSASFAWAWLKHHLGPKQDIAGA, encoded by the coding sequence TTGAATATCACGGTGATCATGCCCATGTACAACGCACGCAGGTTCCTGCCACAGGTCCTGCCCCCGCTGTTGTCGGCGCTCGGACGAGGCGAAATCTTCGAATTCATCGTTGTCGATGACGGGTCGACGGATGGATCGGCCGAGTTGCTGCGGACCCACGAATCGATACGTCTGCTGGCCACACCCGTCCAGGGCGGCCCCGGTGCCGCGCGAAATCTGGGCGTGCAGCATGCCCAGGGCGACATCGTATGGTTCGTCGATTCGGACATCATACTCGCCGAGGACTGCGCGAGAATCCTGGCGCAGTCATTTGCGGACGAATCTGTCTGCGCCGTGATGGGATCGTATGACGACAGCCCCGCCGCGGAGAATTTCCTGTCGCAATACAAGAATCTGATTCATCACTACTACCACCAACAGGGTGCAAGCGAAGCATCGACCTTCTGGGCCGGTTGTGGCGCAATACGCAAGGCGGCATTCCTGGCCGTGGGCGGGTTCGACGCTGCGCGCTATCGTTACCCATCCATCGAGGACATCGAGCTCGGCTACCGACTGCGAGCGGCCGGTCATCGCATCGTGCTTAACAAGAACCTGCGCTGCAAGCACCTCAAGGAGTGGCGGCTGGCCAATCTGCTGCATACCGAAATCTTTCGCCGCGCGGTGCCCTGGTCGACGCTCATGCTGCAGCGCAAGTCCCTGACCAATGACCTGAACGTATCGACACGAGAGCGCGTGCTGGCCATGCTGGCGGGCGTGACCGCATTGGTCTCGGTCGCAGCGCTGACCGGCCTGCTCGCCAAGCCTGCCGCTGCGCTCGCATTTTTCATCTTGCTCGCCGCAAACGGCAGAATGATTGCTTTCTTCACCCGCGCCAAGGGCCTCGTGTTCGCATTGCGCGCCTTCGCGTTTCATCAGTTTTACTATCTATATAGCAGCGCGAGCTTCGCCTGGGCATGGCTCAAACACCACCTCGGGCCGAAGCAAGACATCGCTGGTGCCTGA
- a CDS encoding glycosyltransferase family 4 protein — protein MPETMHFCHVTTFYPPHSFGGDAIAVQRLCEALARRGHQVTVVSDSDAYFAMGGTDVDVPAPAGVQALRLRSGHALADKFLVHQTGRPVRQKRRIAKILNDPSIDLIHFHNVSLLGGPGVLRMGRAPKLYSAHEHWLVCPTHVLWRHQREPCQQRQCLRCQLRHHRPPQLWRAGSFLVREAAHIDVFLAMSEFSRDKHHEFGWPTPMEVLPPFVADAQIAGGVERHESGSGGRPYFLLPGRVEHFKGIDTAIAAFAGYEQADLLIAGDGTATASLRASTHEIANIRWLGKTMPDELRSLYRGAVATIAPARGYETFGLTLIESMAQGTPVIARNIGPFPEIIAASGGGLLFNDADELRSAISRLQGNSAERQALARDGLAATRAQWSESAVLGRYLQIVARTLQQHARDEVA, from the coding sequence GTGCCTGAAACGATGCACTTCTGCCACGTCACCACGTTCTATCCGCCCCACTCTTTTGGTGGCGACGCGATCGCGGTTCAGCGTCTTTGCGAAGCGCTCGCTCGCCGCGGACACCAGGTCACCGTCGTCAGCGACTCGGATGCCTATTTCGCCATGGGCGGGACAGACGTAGATGTGCCTGCACCCGCTGGAGTCCAGGCGCTGCGACTGCGATCCGGGCATGCGCTGGCCGACAAATTTCTCGTACATCAGACCGGGCGCCCCGTTAGGCAAAAGCGCCGGATCGCCAAGATCCTCAACGACCCGTCGATCGACCTGATCCACTTCCACAATGTGTCGTTGCTGGGCGGACCGGGCGTGCTCCGAATGGGTCGCGCGCCGAAGCTCTATAGCGCGCACGAACATTGGCTCGTTTGTCCAACCCACGTGCTGTGGCGGCATCAACGCGAACCATGCCAGCAACGTCAATGCCTGCGCTGCCAGCTACGGCACCATCGACCGCCGCAACTGTGGCGTGCGGGGTCCTTTCTGGTCCGGGAGGCCGCGCACATCGATGTTTTTCTCGCGATGAGTGAATTCAGCCGCGACAAGCACCATGAGTTCGGCTGGCCGACCCCCATGGAGGTCCTGCCGCCATTCGTAGCCGATGCGCAAATCGCCGGCGGTGTCGAGCGCCATGAGTCCGGCTCAGGAGGCCGCCCGTATTTTCTGCTGCCAGGGCGCGTCGAGCATTTCAAGGGGATCGACACGGCGATCGCTGCCTTCGCGGGCTACGAGCAGGCGGATCTGCTCATCGCTGGCGACGGAACGGCCACCGCGAGTCTGCGCGCGAGCACACACGAAATCGCCAACATACGCTGGCTCGGCAAGACCATGCCCGATGAGTTGCGCAGCCTCTATCGGGGCGCCGTGGCAACGATCGCGCCGGCACGCGGCTACGAGACTTTCGGACTCACGCTCATAGAGTCCATGGCCCAGGGCACGCCGGTCATTGCGCGCAATATCGGCCCATTCCCCGAAATCATCGCAGCGTCCGGGGGTGGATTGCTGTTCAATGACGCCGACGAATTGCGCTCGGCCATCTCGCGACTGCAGGGCAACAGCGCCGAACGACAGGCACTCGCCCGCGATGGGCTCGCGGCAACGCGCGCGCAGTGGTCGGAATCCGCCGTCCTCGGGCGCTACCTGCAGATAGTCGCACGAACATTACAGCAGCACGCCCGGGATGAAGTCGCGTGA
- a CDS encoding UDP-glucuronic acid decarboxylase family protein, with amino-acid sequence MKNYALRKRVLVTGGAGFLGSHLCERLIRDGCDVLCVDNFFTGARGNITGLLGNPSFELLRHDVTFPLYVEVDEIYNLACPASPIHYQFDPVQTTKTSVIGAINMLGLAKRVKARILQASTSEIYGDPSEHPQTESYWGNVNPIGTRSCYDEGKRCAETLFFDYYRQNKTDIRVVRIFNTYGPRMHPRDGRVVSNFIMQALANEDITVYGDGSQTRSFCYVDDLIDGMVRMMNNTEQFVGPVNLGNPREFTMLQLAEAVVRLTGSKSRIVHRPLPQDDPKQRQPDISLARSKFDWTPKVDLDSGLARTIAYFRDLANAIVSR; translated from the coding sequence ATGAAAAACTATGCATTGCGCAAACGCGTCCTGGTCACCGGCGGTGCCGGCTTCCTCGGATCCCATCTGTGCGAACGACTGATTCGCGATGGCTGCGATGTGCTCTGCGTCGACAATTTCTTCACCGGCGCGCGTGGCAACATCACCGGGCTGCTCGGCAATCCGTCGTTCGAGCTGCTGAGACACGACGTCACCTTTCCTCTCTACGTCGAGGTCGACGAGATCTACAACCTGGCCTGCCCGGCCTCACCAATCCACTATCAATTCGATCCAGTGCAGACCACGAAGACGAGTGTAATTGGCGCAATCAACATGCTGGGTCTCGCAAAACGGGTAAAGGCACGAATCCTGCAGGCATCGACCAGCGAGATCTATGGCGACCCGAGCGAGCACCCGCAAACCGAATCGTACTGGGGCAACGTCAACCCGATCGGCACCCGCAGCTGCTATGACGAAGGCAAGCGCTGTGCCGAGACCTTGTTCTTCGACTATTACCGCCAGAACAAGACCGATATACGCGTGGTGCGGATATTCAACACCTATGGACCGCGAATGCATCCTCGCGACGGCCGTGTCGTCAGCAATTTCATCATGCAGGCACTCGCGAATGAAGACATTACGGTGTATGGCGATGGCAGCCAGACCCGCAGCTTCTGCTACGTCGATGACCTGATCGACGGAATGGTGCGCATGATGAACAACACCGAGCAGTTCGTCGGACCCGTGAACCTCGGCAACCCCCGGGAATTCACCATGCTGCAACTGGCCGAAGCGGTCGTTCGGCTGACCGGGTCCAAATCCAGGATCGTGCACCGACCCTTGCCGCAGGATGACCCGAAACAACGCCAGCCTGATATCAGTCTGGCCCGATCGAAGTTCGATTGGACTCCGAAAGTCGATCTCGATAGTGGGCTCGCGCGCACCATCGCGTACTTTCGAGACCTTGCGAACGCTATCGTGTCGCGCTAG